The Bradyrhizobium ottawaense genome window below encodes:
- the murG gene encoding undecaprenyldiphospho-muramoylpentapeptide beta-N-acetylglucosaminyltransferase yields MNNSPLILLAAGGTGGHLFPAEALGVELIRRGFRVRLVTDERALRYSGLFTKDVIDVVASETARGRNPLQLAYAGLTLAAGTLSAYALIKRLKPVAVVGFGGYPTLPPLVAAKFAGVPGIIHDANAVLGRANRFLSSRVRAIATSLPGVLDRDPALSGKTTTVGTPMRPAVLAAAAVPYAAPDVNGPLRLLVVGGSQGARIMADIVPGAIERLEPALWGRLVLTQQVRDEDMARVRAVYDKLKIKVELAPFFTDLPARLASNHLVVSRSGAGTVAELAAIGRPSILVPLPGSIDQDQFANAGVLVKVDGAIRIPQAEFSSDRLASEISAFAAEPARLAAMAQAARGAGRLDAAERLADLVVKVAGI; encoded by the coding sequence ATGAACAATTCCCCCCTGATTCTTCTCGCCGCGGGCGGCACTGGCGGCCATCTGTTTCCGGCCGAGGCACTCGGCGTCGAATTGATCCGGCGTGGCTTTCGCGTCCGCCTCGTCACGGATGAACGCGCGCTGCGTTACAGCGGGCTGTTCACCAAGGACGTGATCGACGTTGTCGCGAGCGAGACCGCACGCGGCCGCAATCCGCTCCAGCTCGCCTATGCCGGCCTCACGCTCGCCGCCGGCACGCTGTCGGCCTACGCCCTGATCAAGCGCTTGAAGCCCGTCGCCGTCGTCGGCTTCGGCGGCTATCCGACGCTGCCGCCGCTGGTCGCTGCGAAATTCGCCGGCGTGCCCGGCATCATCCACGACGCCAACGCCGTGCTCGGCCGCGCCAACCGGTTCCTCTCGAGCCGCGTGCGCGCGATCGCGACGTCATTGCCCGGCGTGCTCGACCGCGATCCGGCACTCTCCGGCAAGACCACGACGGTCGGCACGCCGATGCGGCCCGCGGTGCTTGCCGCGGCTGCCGTGCCTTACGCCGCGCCCGACGTGAACGGCCCGTTGCGCCTGCTCGTCGTCGGCGGCAGCCAGGGCGCGCGCATTATGGCCGACATCGTGCCCGGCGCGATCGAGCGGCTCGAGCCTGCGCTGTGGGGCCGTCTTGTCCTCACCCAGCAGGTGCGGGACGAGGACATGGCGCGTGTGCGCGCAGTCTATGACAAGCTCAAGATCAAGGTCGAGCTGGCGCCGTTCTTCACCGATTTGCCGGCACGGCTTGCCTCCAATCATCTCGTGGTATCGCGCTCCGGCGCCGGGACAGTGGCAGAGCTCGCGGCGATCGGCCGGCCCTCGATCCTGGTGCCGCTGCCCGGCTCGATCGACCAGGACCAGTTCGCCAATGCCGGCGTGCTGGTCAAGGTGGATGGCGCGATCCGCATCCCGCAGGCCGAGTTCAGCTCCGACCGGCTGGCCTCCGAAATCTCCGCCTTCGCCGCCGAGCCCGCGCGCCTTGCCGCCATGGCGCAGGCCGCCCGCGGCGCCGGCCGGCTCGACGCCGCCGAGCGACTGGCCGATCTGGTGGTCAAAGTCGCGGGAATCTGA
- the murC gene encoding UDP-N-acetylmuramate--L-alanine ligase yields the protein MRLPREIGPIHFVGIGGIGMSGIAEVLVNLGYAVQGSDASDNYNLDRLRKKGAKVSVGHRAENVDGAEVVVVSTAIKRDNPELMAARERRIPVVRRAEMLAELMRLKSCVAIAGTHGKTTTTTMVATLLDAGGLDPTVINGGIINAYGSNARLGAGDWMVVEADESDGTFLKLPTDVAIVTTVDPEHLDHFKTFEAVQDAFRHFVENLPFYGFAVMCIDHPVVQSLVGKIEDRRIVTYGENPQADVRLVDLTPMGGGSKFKVAFRDRKTGAVHEIADLMLPMPGRHNASNATAAIAVARELCVSDEAIRKAIAGFGGVKRRFTKTGEWNGVTVIDDYGHHPVEIAAVLRAARDSFTGKIIAVVQPHRYTRLQSLFEEFCTCFNDADAVVVADVYAAGEAPIDGIDRDHFVTGLRAHGHREVIPLPASSELAGIVKALAKSGDLVVCLGAGNITQWAYALPDQLKALG from the coding sequence ATGAGACTGCCGCGCGAGATCGGACCCATCCACTTCGTCGGGATCGGCGGAATCGGCATGAGCGGGATCGCCGAGGTGCTGGTCAATCTCGGTTATGCCGTGCAGGGCTCGGACGCCTCCGACAATTACAATCTCGATCGTCTGCGCAAGAAGGGCGCAAAGGTCTCGGTCGGCCACAGGGCCGAGAATGTCGATGGCGCCGAGGTCGTCGTGGTCTCGACCGCGATCAAGCGTGACAATCCGGAACTGATGGCGGCGCGCGAGCGGCGCATTCCCGTGGTGCGCCGCGCCGAGATGCTGGCCGAGCTGATGCGGCTGAAGAGCTGCGTCGCGATCGCCGGCACCCACGGCAAGACCACGACGACCACGATGGTCGCAACGCTGCTCGACGCCGGCGGTCTCGATCCCACCGTCATCAACGGCGGCATCATCAATGCCTATGGCTCCAATGCGCGCCTTGGCGCGGGCGACTGGATGGTGGTGGAAGCCGACGAGAGCGACGGCACGTTCCTGAAGCTGCCGACGGATGTCGCGATCGTCACCACTGTCGACCCCGAGCATCTCGATCACTTCAAGACCTTCGAGGCCGTGCAGGACGCGTTCCGCCATTTCGTCGAGAACCTGCCGTTCTACGGCTTCGCGGTGATGTGCATCGATCACCCGGTCGTGCAGAGTCTCGTTGGCAAGATCGAGGACCGCCGCATCGTCACGTACGGCGAAAATCCGCAGGCCGATGTGCGGCTGGTCGATCTGACCCCGATGGGCGGCGGATCGAAATTCAAGGTCGCGTTCCGCGATCGCAAGACCGGCGCCGTGCACGAGATCGCCGACCTCATGCTGCCGATGCCGGGACGCCACAACGCCTCCAACGCGACGGCCGCGATTGCGGTCGCGCGCGAGCTCTGCGTGTCCGACGAAGCGATCCGCAAGGCGATCGCCGGCTTCGGCGGCGTCAAGCGCCGCTTCACCAAGACCGGCGAATGGAACGGCGTCACCGTGATCGACGATTACGGTCATCACCCCGTGGAAATCGCGGCGGTGCTGAGGGCGGCGCGCGATTCCTTCACTGGCAAGATCATCGCCGTGGTGCAGCCGCATCGCTACACCCGCCTGCAATCGTTGTTCGAGGAATTCTGCACCTGCTTCAACGATGCCGATGCGGTTGTCGTCGCCGACGTCTATGCCGCCGGCGAAGCGCCGATCGACGGCATCGACCGCGATCATTTCGTGACGGGCCTGCGCGCGCATGGCCATCGCGAGGTGATTCCACTGCCGGCATCCTCCGAGCTCGCGGGCATCGTCAAGGCATTGGCGAAGTCCGGCGATCTCGTCGTGTGCTTAGGGGCCGGCAACATCACGCAATGGGCGTATGCGCTGCCGGACCAACTGAAGGCGCTGGGATAG
- the murB gene encoding UDP-N-acetylmuramate dehydrogenase, whose protein sequence is MSFPDITPELKAAMPELRGRLLANQSLAELTWFRVGGPAQVLFTPADEDDLAYFLAHLAPDIPVYVVGVGSNLIVRDGGIAGVVIRLAPRAFGEAIASGNVVTAGAATLDKRVAEVAASANIGGLEFYFGIPGTIGGALRMNAGANGGETKDVLIEARGVGRDGTKHTFSNADMKFVYRNSGVDPSIIFTSARFRGEIKDADAIRARMAEVQTHRETAQPIREKTGGSTFKNPPGHSAWKLVDAAGCRGLRVGGAQVSEMHCNFLINTGDATAHDIETLGETVRERVKANSGIELHWEIKRIGVSV, encoded by the coding sequence ATGAGCTTTCCCGACATCACGCCCGAGCTCAAAGCCGCGATGCCGGAGCTGCGCGGGCGGCTGCTGGCCAACCAGTCGCTGGCCGAGCTGACCTGGTTTCGCGTCGGCGGCCCTGCCCAGGTGCTGTTCACGCCGGCGGATGAGGACGATCTCGCTTACTTCCTCGCGCATCTTGCGCCCGACATTCCCGTCTACGTCGTTGGCGTCGGCTCCAATTTGATCGTGCGCGACGGCGGCATTGCCGGCGTGGTGATCCGTCTCGCGCCGCGCGCCTTTGGCGAGGCGATTGCGAGCGGCAATGTCGTCACCGCCGGTGCTGCCACGCTCGACAAGCGCGTGGCGGAAGTGGCTGCATCTGCCAATATCGGCGGGCTCGAATTCTACTTCGGTATTCCCGGCACCATCGGCGGCGCACTGCGGATGAATGCGGGCGCCAATGGCGGCGAGACCAAGGACGTGCTGATCGAGGCGCGCGGTGTCGGGCGCGACGGCACGAAGCACACCTTCTCCAATGCCGACATGAAGTTCGTCTACCGCAACAGCGGCGTCGATCCCTCCATCATCTTCACCTCCGCGCGGTTTCGCGGCGAGATCAAGGATGCCGATGCGATCCGCGCGCGCATGGCGGAGGTGCAGACGCATCGCGAGACCGCACAGCCGATCCGCGAGAAGACCGGCGGCTCGACCTTCAAGAACCCGCCCGGCCATTCCGCCTGGAAGCTGGTCGATGCCGCCGGCTGCCGCGGCTTGCGCGTCGGCGGCGCGCAGGTCTCCGAGATGCACTGCAATTTCCTGATCAACACGGGCGATGCCACCGCACACGACATCGAGACGCTGGGCGAGACCGTGCGCGAACGCGTGAAGGCAAATTCCGGAATTGAGCTACACTGGGAAATCAAGCGGATCGGGGTTTCCGTGTGA
- a CDS encoding D-alanine--D-alanine ligase family protein translates to MRTTILFGGSNRERLVSVASAQALHQALPEADLWWWDVEDKVHVVQSKQLLEHARPFEDEFKPGTRGIPLEQALDRAKAEGRVLVLGLHGGRAENGELQVMCEARGVPFTGSGSASSHLAFDKIAAKHFAALGGVTSPANIALDEIDEAFAEYGRLIAKPARDGSSYGLIFVNAKQDLVAVRNAAKHEEYVIEPYIAGVEATCGVLERTDGSIMSLPPIEIIPGEGNFDYAAKYLLKSTQEICPGRFAPEITAALKAQAMLAHRAMSCAGYSRSDFIVSDKGLIYLETNTLPGLTKSSLYPKALKAEGIEFVDFLRGLVELAGQRVPK, encoded by the coding sequence ATGCGCACCACCATCCTCTTCGGCGGCTCCAACCGCGAGCGTCTGGTTTCGGTCGCCTCGGCCCAAGCCCTGCATCAGGCATTGCCCGAGGCCGATCTGTGGTGGTGGGATGTCGAGGACAAGGTGCATGTGGTGCAGTCGAAGCAACTGCTCGAACATGCCCGCCCCTTCGAGGACGAGTTCAAGCCCGGAACGCGCGGCATCCCGCTGGAGCAGGCACTCGACCGGGCGAAGGCGGAAGGTCGCGTCCTGGTGCTCGGCCTGCATGGCGGGCGCGCCGAGAACGGCGAATTGCAGGTGATGTGCGAAGCGCGCGGCGTGCCTTTCACCGGCTCTGGCTCGGCCTCCTCGCATCTGGCCTTCGACAAGATCGCGGCCAAGCATTTCGCCGCGCTTGGCGGCGTGACGTCACCGGCAAACATAGCGCTCGACGAGATCGACGAGGCATTTGCCGAATACGGCAGGCTGATCGCAAAGCCGGCGCGCGACGGATCGAGCTACGGCCTGATCTTCGTCAACGCCAAGCAGGATCTCGTCGCCGTCCGCAACGCGGCCAAGCACGAAGAGTACGTCATCGAGCCCTACATCGCCGGCGTCGAGGCGACCTGCGGCGTGCTGGAGCGCACCGATGGTTCGATCATGTCGCTGCCGCCGATCGAGATCATTCCGGGCGAGGGCAATTTCGATTACGCTGCAAAATATCTCCTGAAATCGACCCAGGAGATCTGCCCCGGTCGTTTCGCACCCGAGATCACCGCGGCGCTGAAGGCCCAGGCGATGCTGGCGCACCGCGCGATGTCCTGCGCCGGCTATTCCCGGTCGGACTTCATCGTCTCGGACAAGGGCCTCATCTATCTCGAGACCAACACGCTGCCCGGGCTGACCAAGTCCTCGCTCTACCCCAAGGCGCTGAAAGCCGAGGGCATCGAATTCGTCGACTTCCTGCGCGGCCTGGTGGAGCTCGCCGGGCAGCGCGTGCCGAAATAA
- a CDS encoding cell division protein FtsQ/DivIB — MDGAGSLTRSLFRSLRPQADLKAAAVGAVVLLREWLQDKRQQRLHAARAAAKIKAKAIVEREPPPRVVALIERYLPRRVGISMTVLLLIGSCGFGIVKGGHLQDFITAVSDARNALANSAGFRITSVVINGRKQLTQDEILAIGGVSGRSSLLFLDADAVRDKLKGNPWIADATVLKLYPGQLMIELTERKPFALWQEAGRLSVIADDGAVLEPYVSRRFLSLPLVVGKGAESQARDFLALLARYPQVNSITKAAIFVGERRWNLRLKDGLDIRLPEQDVGNALAMLSKLDKEDRLFSRDIVAVDMRLPDRLVVQLSEDAAKAREELFKDKKKKKAGDAA, encoded by the coding sequence ATGGATGGAGCAGGAAGCCTCACCCGGTCGCTTTTCAGATCGCTGAGGCCCCAAGCCGACCTGAAGGCGGCCGCTGTCGGAGCGGTCGTGCTTCTGCGCGAGTGGCTGCAGGACAAGCGCCAGCAAAGACTTCACGCCGCGCGTGCTGCCGCCAAGATCAAGGCCAAGGCCATCGTCGAGCGTGAGCCGCCGCCGCGCGTGGTCGCGCTGATCGAGCGCTATCTGCCGCGCCGGGTCGGGATCAGCATGACCGTGCTGCTGCTCATCGGAAGCTGCGGTTTCGGCATCGTCAAGGGCGGCCATCTCCAGGATTTCATCACCGCGGTCAGCGATGCCCGCAACGCGCTGGCCAATTCCGCGGGCTTCCGCATCACCTCCGTCGTGATCAATGGCCGCAAGCAGCTCACCCAGGACGAGATCCTGGCGATCGGCGGCGTCAGCGGCCGTTCCTCGCTGCTGTTCCTCGATGCTGACGCGGTGCGCGACAAGCTCAAGGGCAATCCGTGGATCGCCGATGCGACCGTGCTGAAGCTCTATCCGGGCCAGCTGATGATCGAGCTCACCGAGCGCAAGCCATTCGCGCTGTGGCAGGAGGCCGGCCGGCTCTCGGTGATCGCCGATGACGGCGCCGTGCTCGAACCCTATGTCTCGCGCCGCTTCCTGTCGCTGCCGCTCGTGGTCGGCAAGGGCGCCGAGAGCCAGGCCCGCGATTTCCTCGCGCTGCTGGCGCGCTATCCGCAGGTCAACTCGATCACCAAGGCCGCGATCTTCGTCGGCGAGCGGCGCTGGAACCTGAGGCTCAAGGACGGTCTCGACATCCGCCTGCCCGAGCAGGACGTCGGCAACGCGCTGGCGATGCTGTCCAAGCTCGACAAGGAGGACAGGCTGTTCTCGCGCGACATCGTCGCCGTCGACATGCGCCTGCCTGATCGTCTGGTGGTGCAGCTGTCCGAGGACGCCGCCAAGGCGCGCGAGGAGCTGTTCAAGGACAAGAAGAAAAAGAAGGCCGGGGACGCCGCATGA